One stretch of Pyrenophora tritici-repentis strain M4 chromosome 4, whole genome shotgun sequence DNA includes these proteins:
- a CDS encoding SSL1, RNA polymerase II factor, producing MADSDYDFEDEGSDDEYVGNKSGTSSTRAQSTTASKRRKVEVPVKEAPRRQAWETEDSRTVAKTIQTAEDDTLGQSVQEREEERKRKRLRKDTKPFQRGIIRHVVLVLDLSEAMLEKDMRPNRFITMINFTQEYVREFFEQNPISQMSVLGMHDGVCIRVSELSGNPAEHVAAIQGIRSKDDGKEPKGAPSLQNALELARATLYHTPSHGTREVIVVFGSLLSLDPGDIHQTVKACVRDRIRVSVIGMSARLKICTEIVTRTNAGDESEYTIATDQEMLKELLLATTTPPVIRQSAPVATTTAAPSPESAAALMMMGFPSRVVEDQLTIAKVCSLPITCPSCQLTLLLSTHLARSYHHLFPLRNWATVSWSRAREKGSKECVGCLSSFSKPPTSDKERSTAEQNGEVNGTKRDEEDSEEQKAM from the exons ATGGCCGACTCAGACTACGACTTTGAGGATGAGGGATCTGATGATGAGTACGTCGGGAACAAGAGCGGGACTTCCAGTACCCGCGCGCAATCTACCACAGCTAGCAAAAGGCGGAAAGTGGAGGTTCCAGTCAAAGAAGCACCCAGGCGGCAAGCCTGGGAGACGGAAGACTCACGAACGGTAGCGAAGACGATACAAACGGCCGAGGATGACACGCTGGGACAGAGCGTACAGGAGCgggaagaagagaggaaGCGCAAGCGTTTGCGCAAGGACACAAAGCCCTTTCAACGAGGCATTATACGTCACGTCGTATTGGTGCTCGATCTCTCCGAGGCGATGCTGGAGAAGGATATGCGACCGAACCGCTTTATCACCATGATCAACTTCACCCAGGAATATGTCCGCGAATTCTTCGAGCAGAACCCTATATCGCAAATGAGCGTCTTGGGCATGCACGACGGCGTCTGCATACGCGTCTCAGAGCTGTCGGGGAATCCAGCCGAACACGTCGCTGCGATACAAGGCATACGGAGCAAGGACGATGGCAAAGAGCCCAAGGGCGCGCCCAGTTTGCAGAATGCGCTGGAGCTGGCACGAGCAACATTATACCACACGCCTAGTCACGGCACACGAGAGGTCATTGTAGTATTTGGCAGCTTGTTGAGTCTGGATCCTGGGGATATACATCAGACGGTCAAGGCATGTGTGCGAGACCGGATACGCGTGAGCGTAATTGGCATGAGCGCACGTCTAAAGATATGCACGGAAATCGTCACACGAACAAACGCGGGCGATGAATCAGAATACACAATCGCCACCGACCAGGAGATGCTGAAGGAGCTGCTGTTAGCAACCACGACACCACCCGTAATCCGACAATCTGCCCCTGTTGCTACAACTACAGCAGCGCCGTCACCCGAATCTGCTGCTGCACTCATGATGATGGGCTTCCCATCACGCGTAGTCGAAGATCAACTAACCAT CGCAAAAGTCTGCTCTTTACCCATCACATGTCCTTCTTGCCAACTCACCCTTCTCCTGTCTACGCATCTCGCACGCTCATACCACCATCTCTTCCCCCTCCGCAACTGGGCCACCGTCTCGTGGTCGCGCGCCCGCGAAAAGGGAAGCAAAGAATGCGTGGGCTGTCTCTCTTCCTTCAGCAAGCCGCCGACCAGCGACAAGGAAAGGAGCACAGCGGAGCAGAACGGCGAGGTCAATGGCACGAAGCGGGATGAGGAAGACAGCGAGGAGCAGAAAGCTA TGTAG
- a CDS encoding HLH domain containing protein, translating to MADTAGYPTEGKLDAHNNIHTNKRKRDTRDQGINRPAPHSSNNDLTDQATASFLAAHNAADDDMQQQFDVHHNGGTNTASVGDTAAAALAYHQMTVPQATELQFQTQNSGDGSFGMGDHGQQQTPMQDFSLEALKAVTSSGRPGQSAPSDSPPQSATHKPQVGTEEWHKVRRDNHKEVERRRRETINEGINELAKIVPGCEKNKGSILQRAVQFITQLKENEQQNIEKWTLEKLLTEQAITELSASCDKFKAECQRAWDECQIYKRACENNGIMPDEIKERQENGEQTGASNM from the exons ATGGCTGACACTGCCGGCTATCCAACCGAAGGCAAGTTGGATGCTCACAACAACATTCATACCAATAAGCGAAAGCGAGACACCCGCGACCAAGGCATCAATCGACCCGCCCCCCACAGCTCCAACAACGACCTGACCGACCAGGCCACGGCCTCGTTTCTAGCCGCCCACAACGCGGCCGACGACGACATGCAGCAGCAGTTCGACGTACACCACAATGGCGGAACCAACACGGCGAGTGTTGGCGAcactgctgccgccgcccTAGCCTACCATCAGATGACGGTACCCCAAGCTACTGAACTACAGTTTCAAACACAAAACTCTGGCGATGGTTCTTTCGGCATGGGCGACCATGGTCAGCAACAGACGCCCATGCAAGACTTCAGCCTCGAGGCTCTGAAAGCTGTCACCTCATCAGGCCGCCCAGGCCAAAGCGCACCGAGCGACTCCCCTCCACAAAGCGCTACCCACAAGCCTCAGGTTGGCACAGAAGAGTGGCACAAGGTCCGGAGGGACAATCACAAAGAAG TTGAACGTCGTCGTCGTGAGACCATCAACGAGGGAATCAACGAATTGGCCAAGATCGTCCCCGGCTGCGAGAAGAACAAGGGTTCCATTCTGCAAAGAGCCGTACAATTTATTACTCAACTTAAGGAGAATGAGCAACAGAATATTGAAAAGTGGACGCTTGAGAAACTTCTCACCGAGCAAGCCATTACCGAGCTCAGTGCCAGCTGCGATAAGTTCAAGGCTGAATGCCAGAGGGCTTGGGACGAATGCCAGATCTACAAGAGGGCCTGTGAAAACAATGGCATCATGCCGGACGAGATCAAGGAGCGCCAAGAGAACGGCGAGCAAACGGGTGCAAGTAACATGTAA
- a CDS encoding PMT1, Dolichyl-phosphate-mannose--protein O-mannosyl transferase, whose translation METTARTTGADAQAEELRRRNVTGQPPAAPVVAPVHEKEKSKEKPFDLLSALDEYEFIWAPLIFTFFAFFTRMYKIGLSPIVTWDEAHFGKFGSHYLKREFYFDVHPPLGKMLVGLSGYLAGYNGSFEFKSGEKYPPELNYAFMRLFNSAFGAVCVPLAYFTAKELNFRRPVVWFVTLAVLCENSYTTISRFILLDSMLLCFTFTTVFCWSKFHRQQHDPFSPEWGLWLMLTGVSIGCVCSIKWVGFFVTALVGLYTIEDLWNKFGDLKMPKVELVTHLAFRVFGLILIPLAVYMFSFYLHFLILENSGPGDAQMSSLFQANLRGTEVGKNSPLEVTFGSRVTLKNMGYGGGLLHSHVQTYPEGSTQQQITCYHHKDANNDWFFYPNRHEVEYKPDEELRYPGNGDVIRLIHAQTGRNLHSHAVAAPVTKSDWEVSCYGNTTVGDTKDHWVVEVVRDAASRDYSKLRTLTTSFRLKHKDLGCYLRAGNVNLPQWGFKQIETTCVKKNNPRDVYTHWNIESHTNERLPPGNPGDYKSPFLQDFIHLNVAMMTSNNALVPDPDKQDDLASSFWQWPILHVGLRMCGWNDDIVKYFLLGNPLVYWGSTASLGIFGLIVLFYLVRWQRGYNDLNKFEIDQIHYAGIYPIIGWVLHYIPFVAMGRVTYVHHYYPALWFAILVMGFCLDFSTRKLSKQVQWGICAGLYAATIGLYILFAPTSFGMVGPNSQYKYLKWFDSWRVTD comes from the exons ATGGAGACAACGGCGCGCACAACGGGTGCCGATGCCCAGGCGGAGGAGTTGCGGAGGAGAAATGTCACCGGGCAACCACCGGCCGCGCCAGTAGTGGCACCGGTACATGAGAAGGAGAAGTCCAAAGAGAAG CCCTTCGACCTCCTCTCTGCCCTCGACGAGTATGAGTTCATCTGGGCGCCTCTGATATTTaccttcttcgccttcttcacGCGCATGTACAAGATTGGTCTCTCGCCAATTGTCACCTGGGATGAAGCTCA TTTTGGTAAATTCGGTTCGCACTACCTCAAACGCGAGTTCTACTTCGATGTCCACCCCCCGCTCGGAAAGATGCTCGTCGGTTTGTCGGGATACCTTGCAGGATACAATGGCTCGTTTGAATTCAAGTCGGGAGAAAAATACCCGCCTGAGCTCAACTACGCCTTCATGCGCCTCTTCAACTCGGCCTTTGGCGCAGTCTGTGTTCCACTGGCATACTTCACTGCGAAGGAACTGAACTTCCGTCGACCGGTTGTATGGTTTGTCACTTTGGCAGTCCTCTGCGAGAACTCGTACACCACCATCAGCCGCTTCATTCTTCTCGACTCCATGCTGCTCTGCTTCACCTTCACCACTGTCTTCTGCTGGTCCAAGTTCCACCGTCAGCAGCACGACCCCTTCTCTCCCGAGTGGGGTCTATGGTTGATGCTGACTGGTGTATCAATTGGATGCGTGTGCAGTATTAAGTGGGTTGGTTTCTTCGTCACTGCCCTCGTTGGACTGTACACCATTGAGGACCTCTGGAACAAGTTTGGTGATCTGAAGATGCCAAAG GTTGAACTGGTCACACATCTTGCTTTCCGAGTATTCGGTCTCATTCTTATCCCTCTCGCCGTCTACATGTTCTCCTTCTACCTGCACTTCTTGATTCTCGAAAACAGCGGACCGGGCGATGCACAGATGAGCTCCCTCTTCCAGGCAAACCTACGAGGAACCGAGGTGGGCAAGAACAGCCCGCTGGAGGTCACCTTTGGCTCTCGTGTGACACTGAAGAACATGGGATATGGTGGTGGACTGCTCCATTCTCACGTCCAGACCTACCCCGAGGGTTCTACGCAGCAACAAATCACTTGCTACCACCACAAGGATGCCAACAACGACTGGTTCTTCTACCCCAACCGCCATGAAGTCGAGTACAAGCCAGACGAGGAGCTCCGCTACCCAGGAAACGGTGACGTCATTCGCTTGATTCACGCCCAGACTGGCCGTAACCTCCACTCGCACGCCGTCGCCGCTCCTGTCACCAAGAGTGATTGGGAAGTATCTTGCTATGGAAACACGACTGTCGGAGACACCAAGGACCACTGGGTTGTTGAGGTAGTCCGCGACGCTGCTTCCAGAGACTATTCTAAGCTCAGGACGCTCACCACTTCCTTCCGTCTCAAACACAAGGATCTCGGGTGCTACCTACGTGCCGGCAATGTTAACCTTCCACAGTGGGGTTTCAAGCAGATTGAAACGACCTGCGTAAAGAAGAACAACCCCCGCGATGTCTACACCCACTGGAACATTGAGAGCCACACCAACGAGAGACTGCCACCGGGCAACCCTGGTGATTACAAGTCGCCCTTTCTCCAGGATTTCATTCATCTCAATGTTGCTATGATGACATCCAACAACGCGCTCGTCCCCGACCCAGACAAGCAGGATGATCTTGCTTCTAGCTTCTGGCAGTGGCCCATCCTCCACGTTGGTCTGCGTATGTGTGGTTGGAATGACGACA TCGTCAAGTACTTCCTCCTTGGTAACCCCCTCGTCTACTGGGGCAGTACTGCATCTCTCGGTATCTTTGGACTCATCGTCCTCTTTTACCTTGTTCGCTGGCAGCGCGGCTACAATGATCTCAACAAGTTTGAAATCGACCAGATCCACTACGCCGGCATCTACCCCATCATCGGCTGGGTCCTGCACTATATTCCGTTCGTTGCAATGGGCCGTGTCACATACGTGCACCACTACTACCCTGCACTGTGGTTTGCCATCCTCGTCATGGGCTTCTGCCTTGACTTTAGCACCAGGAAGCTCAGCAAGCAGGTCCAGTGGGGCATCTGTGCCGGACTGTACGCCGCCACCATTGGTCTGTACATCCTCTTCGCGCCCACGTCGTTTGGTATGGTGGGACCCAACAGCCAATACAAGTACCTCAAATGGTTCGACAGCTGGAGGGTTACCGACTAA
- a CDS encoding RecA, RecA-RadA recombinase, whose protein sequence is MTDLLQVLPDFDQKPYTHLLPSLDKALVTTNDLLTLDAADVAKRAQVPAGELRKLADGVVAALHGQLGFGGTDTEYTGNKFLGEEKDTWTCISTLDERLDAALGGGIPRGYLVEITGESGAGKTQLLLTLLLSAQLAPPHGLSKSSVYISTEALLSTTRLSQLLSSHPALSTLPPSQKPSLSRILSIQTPDLESQDHILRYQLPVAIRKHNIGLVIIDSVAANYRAEFEKQGPNNGGTAASMAKRGTQLVQLGALLRQLARAEGVAVVVANQVADRFAKAAPPSASTSNTASRTTSTNSQPPSQSNENDSASQPTTPALTLSPDPLSLDHQQRWFTGWGDSQYEQLHVQKTPSLGLVWTNQLACRIALKKQPVFAGSTRPLIHTVNGQDQWNDGEDDGGNHVSKWRRWFKVVFAAWAPPSEGRGVEFEIVRGGVRSLARKK, encoded by the exons ATGACGGATCTGCTGCAGGTGCTGCCTGACTTTGACCAGAAACCATACACGCACTTGCTGCCCTCGCTGGACAAGGCCCTTGTCACAACCAATGATCTGCTTACGCTCGACGCTGCGGATGTGGCCAAGCGTGCCCAGGTGCCGGCTGGAGAGCTGAGGAAGCTCGCAGATGGTGTTGTAGCGGCACTGCATGGTCAATTGGGGTTCGGGGGGACGGACACTGAATATACTGGTAACAAGTTCTTGGGTGAAGAGAAGGATACGTGGACGTGTATAAGCACTTTAGATGAGAGACTAGATGCTGCTTTGGGTGGAGGTATACCTCGTGGCTACTTGGTTGAGATAACTGGAGAAAG CGGCGCAGGAAAAACTCAACTCCTCTTAACCCTCCTCCTATCCGCGCAACTCGCCCCACCTCACGGCCTCTCCAAATCCAGCGTCTACATCTCCACCGAAGCCCTCCTCTCCACAACCCGCCTCTCCCAACTCCTCTCCTCGCATCCCGCCCTCTCCACCCTACCCCCCTCTCAAAAACCCTCCTTATCCCGCATCCTCAGCATACAAACACCCGACCTAGAATCCCAAGACCACATCCTCCGCTACCAACTCCCCGTCGCCATCCGCAAGCACAACATCGGCCTCGTCATCATCGACTCCGTAGCCGCAAACTACCGCGCGGAATTCGAAAAGCAAGGACCCAATAATGGCGGCACGGCGGCGTCCATGGCGAAACGAGGTACCCAGCTGGTGCAGTTGGGTGCGTTGTTAAGACAGCTAGCTAGGGCAGAAGGCGTGGCTGTCGTAGTTGCAAATCAAGTCGCCGATCGATTTGCCAAAGCTGCACCCCCATCAGCTTCAACTTCAAACACAGCGTCTAGAACGACATCGACAAATAGTCAACCACCTAGTCAAAGCAACGAAAACGATTCCGCCTCCCAACCAACCACCCCGGCACTAACACTCTCCCCAGACCCCCTCTCCCTAGACCACCAACAACGCTGGTTCACCGGCTGGGGCGACTCGCAATACGAACAACTCCACGTACAAAAGACGCCCTCGCTCGGTCTCGTGTGGACGAATCAACTCGCCTGTCGGATTGCACTGAAGAAACAGCCCGTCTTTGCTGGTAGTACTAGACCGCTTATCCACACGGTCAACGGCCAGGACCAATGGAATGATGGCGAGGACGACGGGGGCAATCATGTGAGTAAATGGCGGCGCTGGTTTAAGGTTGTTTTTGCGGCGTGGGCGCCGCCGAGTGAGGGGCGGGGTGTCGAGTTTGAGATTGTGAGGGGTGGGGTTAGGAGTTTGGCGAGGAAGAAGTGA
- a CDS encoding RfbX, Membrane protein involved in the export O-antigen and teichoic acid, whose protein sequence is MSRYGKFDDFCRDSGNNWSTLPVCYLFNQASTKTNAGWGGCTLRGFPVGGGDRLHNLGSIIICAIAVLSTLFLLWRTERKKAAVGRREMQLFLLGYIIISICEIFTIGGFPLNSTVRIVFVAIHIAAITATSWMLMLNGAVGYQLLDDGTAVSVGLLLGSSAIIFVGTGYIALDTGLEWTNFWGTSRSLPNQAYALYTLYQLIPLLFIVIFFLLEAFLVLRILGERKPMLYLLVAAILFAIGQIFQYVISVHICTGTDGKINGGLFSTLFTLLSVSMIWVFWSSITEDDWPMPTVAGSGAYN, encoded by the exons ATGAGTCGCTACGGAAAGTTTGACGATTTTTGCCGGGACAGCGGAAACAACTGGAGCACGTTACCAG TTTGCTAT ctcttcaatcAAGCCTCGACAAAAACAAACGCCGGATGGGGAGGCTGCACGCTGCGAGGCTTCCCCGTCGGTGGAGGCGACAGGCTGCACAACCTAGGCTCAATAATAATATGTGCTATCGCTGTCTTATCCACGCTGTTCCTGCTATGGAGGACAGAACGGAAGAAGGCTGCTGTAGGAAGAAG AGAAATGCAGCTCTTCCTCCTCGGCTACATCATCATCTCCATCTGCGAGATCTTCACCATTGGCGGATTCCCCCTCAATAGTACCGTGCGCATT GTATTCGTTGCGATCCACATTGCTGCCATCACTGCTACCTCATGGATGCTCATGCTCAATGGCGCCGTAGGCTACCAACTACTCGACGACGGCACTGCAGTGTCCGTCGGTCTCCTTCTAGGCTCGTCGGCCATCATCTTCGTCGGTACCGGCTACATCGCCCTTGACACTGGGCTGGAATGGACAAACTTCTGGGGCACCAGTCGTTCCCTACCAAACCAGGCCTATGCGCTATATACTCTCTACCAGCTCATCCCGCTGCTCTTCATTGTTATCTTCTTCCTTCTGGAAGCCTTCCTGGTGCTTCGCATCCTTGGCGAGCGCAAACCAATGC TATACCTCCTCGTCGCAGCGATTCTGTTCGCTATTGGCCAAATCTTCCAATATGTAATCAGCGTCCACATTTGCACTGGCACCGATGGCAAAATCAACGGAGGACTATTCTCAACCCTCTTTACATTACTATCAGTATCCATGATCTGGGTATTCTGGTCGAGCATCACCGAAGACGACTGGCCAATGCCAACTGTAGCTGGCTCTGGCGCGTATAATTAG
- a CDS encoding carnitine acetyl transferase, producing MAVRTFTQPSSLEDTLVKASAMSGSENIAVRSEESAKNSTQSYSSEAQAPLASHTNPNSRPGITFAHQDSLPKLPIPELDSSCKKYLAALKPLQSPKEHSDTIHSVEDFLKSDGVILQEKLKKYANGKANYIEQFWYDSYLNFDNPVVLNLNPFFLLEDDPTPARNNQVTRAASLVVSALSFVRAVRREELPPDTIKGQPLCMYQYSRLFGTARIPTENGCQIGQDPTSKHIVVMCYGQFYWFDVLDDNHDLIMTEKDIALNLQVIVDDAQEIPIQDAAKGALGVLSTENRKVWAGLRDVLHREEGSNNSDCLNIVDSALFVLCLDYTEPQTGADLCMNMLCGTSKIERGVQVGTCTNRWYDKLQIIVCKNGSAGINFEHTGVDGHTVLRFASDVYTDTILRFARTINGSAPSLWASSSPDPAKRDPESFGDVQTTPHKLEWDMLPELSTALRFAETRLADLIQQNEFATLEFPHYGKNFMTSMGFSPDAFVQMAFQAAYYGLYGRIECVYEPAMTKIYYHGRTEAIRSVTEESVEFLKTFWGENPAAQKIEALRKACQKHTENTKVCSKAQGPDRHLYALYCIWQRAIDESQDFASSDGWDSTRPSSPDASSPNRNSLLSETGSISSSPPPQHQQQVQHSMPALFADAGWDKINTTILSTSNCGNPSLRQFGFGPTSADGFGIGYIIKDGSISICASSKHRQTSRYIDALESYFLEIRKLLRQIKRSRGASSGDKTATRAREAEDRPSLLKQRGVMKSRGRIILGDSAGRLQTPSESLVDDEEEDDGLGGFFVVGEEACLEC from the exons ATGGCAGTCCGCACATTCACCCAGCCGTCATCTCTAGAAGACACACTAGTGAAAGCCTCAGCCATGTCTGGCTCAGAAAACATAGCAGTGCGCTCGGAAGAGTCTGCAAAGAATAGCACTCAGTCCTACTCATCAGAGGCACAAGCGCCGTTGGCGAGTCACACCAATCCCAACTCGAGGCCCGGTATTACATTTGCCCACCAGGACAGCCTTCCAAAGCTACCTATCCCGGAGCTCGATAGCTCATGCAAGAAGTACCTTGCCGCCCTCAAGCCATTACAGTCGCCAAAGGAACACAGCGACACGATACATTCAGTAGAAGACTTTCTCAAGTCCGATGGTGTTATTCTGCAGGAAAAACTGAAAAAGTACGCGAATGGAAAGGCCAACTACATTGAGCAGTTCT GGTACGATTCGTATCTCAACTTCGACAACCCGGTGGTACTTAATCTAAATCCATTTTTCTTACTGGAAGACGACCCCACCCCTGCTCGCAACAACCAGGTCACTCGTGCAGCCTCGTTAGTGGTCTCGGCCTTGTCTTTTGTCAGGGCTGTCAGAAGAGAGGAGCTGCCGCCTGACACCATCAAGGGTCAGCCACTATGCATGTACCAATACTCGCGACTGTTTGGTACAGCCAGAATACCAACAGAGAATGGATGCCAGATAGGTCAGGATCCAACCTCAAAGCACATTGTTGTCATGTGCTACGGCCAGTTCTATTGGTTTGACGTCCTGGACGATAACCATGACCTGATCATGACTGAGAAGGATATTGCTCTCAATTTGCAAGTTATTGTTGATGACGCGCAAGAAATTCCCATCCAGGATGCTGCAAAAGGAGCACTGGGTGTGCTCAGTACCGAGAATCGAAAGGTCTGGGCTGGCCTACGCGACGTATTACACAGGGAAGAGGGATCAAACAACTCCGACTGTCTGAACATTGTCGACTCGGCCCTCTTTGTGTTATGTCTGGACTACACCGAGCCACAGACTGGCGCTGATCTCTGCATGAACATGCTCTGCGGAACTAGCAAGATTGAGCGCGGTGTTCAAGTCGGTACATGCACGAACCGTTGGTATGACAAGCTTCAGATCATTGTGTGCAAGAACGGAAGCGCGGGCATCAATTTTGAACACACCGGTGTCGACGGCCATACAGTACTTCGGTTTGCTTCCGATGTGTACACTGACACCATTCTTCGCTTTGCCAGGACCATCAACGGCAGCGCACCCAGTCTCTGGGCCTCGTCTAGCCCAGACCCAGCGAAACGCGACCCAGAAAGCTTTGGAGATGTGCAGACAACGCCGCACAAACTCGAATGGGACATGTTGCCTGAACTGAGTACAGCCCTGCGGTTTGCCGAGACACGTCTGGCAGACCTGATCCAACAGAACGAGTTTGCCACTCTCGAGTTCCCACATTATGGTAAGAACTTTATGACGTCCATGGGCTTCTCGCCCGATGCTTTCGTCCAGATGGCGTTTCAAGCAGCCTACTACGGATTATACGGAAGGATAGAGTGTGTCTACGAGCCCGCCATGACCAAAATCTACTACCACGGCCGCACAGAAGCCATCCGCTCCGTCACCGAAGAATCCGTCGAATTCCTCAAAACCTTCTGGGGCGAGAACCCCGCAGCGCAAAAAATCGAGGCCCTCCGCAAAGCGTGCCAGAAACACACTGAAAACACTAAAGTGTGTTCAAAAGCCCAAGGACCAGACCGCCATCTCTACGCCTTGTACTGCATTTGGCAACGCGCCATTGACGAATCCCAAGATTTCGCCAGCAGCGACGGCTGGGACTCTACCCGGCCCTCAAGCCCAGACGCCTCATCCCCAAATCGCAACTCGCTCCTCTCAGAAACGGGTTCCATCTCCAGCTCCCCGCCaccacaacatcaacaacaagTCCAACACTCGATGCCCGCCCTCTTCGCCGACGCCGGCTGGGACAAAATCAACACCACCATCCTCTCCACCTCAAACTGCGGAAACCCTTCGTTGCGCCAATTCGGTTTCGGTCCCACGTCCGCCGACGGCTTCGGCATCGGCTACATTATAAAAGACGGCAGCATCTCCATCTGCGCATCGTCAAAGCACCGCCAAACATCCCGCTACATCGACGCGCTGGAATCCTATTTCCTCGAGATACGCAAGCTACTCCGGCAAATCAAGCGTAGCAGAGGCGCATCGTCGGGTGATAAAACGGCTACGCGGGCGAGAGAGGCAGAGGATAGACCGTCGTTGTTGAAGCAGAGGGGGGTGATGAAGAGTCGCGGACGCATTATCCTAGGTGATAGTGCAGGGAGGTTACAGACGCCTAGTGAGAGTTTAGTCGATGACGAAGAGGAGGATGATGGGTTGGGTGGAT TTTTCGTTGTTGGGGAGGAGGCGTGTCTCGAGTGTTGA